A section of the Macadamia integrifolia cultivar HAES 741 chromosome 9, SCU_Mint_v3, whole genome shotgun sequence genome encodes:
- the LOC122087890 gene encoding LOB domain-containing protein 1-like: MTSSSPPSFLSSDYYSTNWSSPAQSSSGFPSPPLHDDQSLPNPPCVVRPCGACKSLRRRCIPRCILAPYFPPNQPLKFMAVHRVYGASNIIKFLQKLPESKKADAVDCLVYEAAARIEDPVHGCAGEVCRLQKLVRQLQVQLATAQCQLLNSTQYQQESFSCDSQAKQQPMLQQPLLDEDLMLGSPSFQIYDCFSCDNSIFFPSNTTN, translated from the coding sequence ATGACTTCATCTTCTCCTCCATCTTTCCTTTCTAGTGATTACTACTCTACTAATTGGTCTTCTCCTGCTCAATCATCTTCTGGTTTTCCTTCCCCTCCTCTTCATGATGATCAATCTCTTCCCAATCCTCCTTGTGTCGTCAGACCTTGCGGCGCTTGTAAAAGCCTCCGAAGAAGATGCATCCCAAGATGCATCCTAGCACCATACTTTCCCCCAAATCAACCTCTCAAGTTCATGGCTGTTCACAGAGTATATGGAGCCAGCAATATCATCAAATTCTTGCAGAAACTTCCAGAGAGCAAAAAAGCTGATGCAGTAGATTGCTTGGTCTACGAGGCGGCGGCGAGGATTGAAGATCCAGTTCATGGGTGTGCAGGTGAAGTTTGCCGATTGCAGAAGCTTGTGAGACAGCTTCAGGTGCAGTTGGCTACTGCACAGTGCCAACTTCTCAACAGTACACAATACCAACAGGAGAGCTTCTCATGTGATAGCCAAGCTAAACAACAACCCATGTTGCAACAACCTTTACTGGATGAAGACTtaatgttaggttcaccaagcTTCCAGATTTATGACTGCTTCTCATGTGACAACTCAATATTCTTTCCTTCCAATACCACAAATTGA
- the LOC122089243 gene encoding DNA topoisomerase 2 has protein sequence MAGVKKLPLQTSNNANVPSSRPLAPSGKTIEETYQKKTQLEHILLRPDTYVGSIEKHTQTLWVYEGGEMVHRPVTYVPGLYKIFDEILVNAADNKQRDPSMDSVKVDIDVEQNCISVYNTGDGVPIEIHQEEGVYVPELIFGHLLTSSNYDDAEKKTTGGRNGYGAKLTNIFSTEFVIQTADGRRQKKYKQVFSNNMGKKSEPAITKCKEGENWTKVSFKPDLAKFNMTHLEEDVVALMKKRVIDIAGCLGKTVKVELNGQRVPVKSFLDYVNLYLQSASKIRPDPLPRMVEKVNERWEICVSLSEGQFQQVSFVNGIATIKGGTHVDYVTNQITNHVMSIVNKKNKNANLKAHMVKNHIWVFVNCLVDNPAFDSQTKETLTTRQSSFGSKCELSQDFLKKVAKSGVVESLLSWADFKQSKDLKKTDGAKRQRITGITKLEDANDAGGRNSEKCTLILTEGDSAKALAMAGISVVGRNNYGVFPLRGKLLNVREANHKQIMDNAEIQNIKQILGLQHGKEYDSVKSLRYGHLMIMTDQDHDGSHIKGLLINFIHSFWPSLLKIPSFMVEFITPIVKATHKNGKVLSFYTMPEYESWKESLGGNASGWSIKYYKGLGTSTSKEGKEYFKDLQKNKKDFCWVDEQDGEAIELAFSKKKIEARKNWLRQFEPGTYLDQKEKLIKYSDFVNKELILFSMADLQRSIPSMVDGLKPGQRKILFCSFKRNFVKEAKIAQFSGYVSEHSAYHHGEASLQSTIIGMAQDYVGSNNINLMKPNGQFGTRHQGGKDHASARYIFTCLSPITRFLFPKEDDILLDYLNEDGQSIEPTWYMPVVPTVLINGSEGIGTGWSSYIPNYNPRDIIANIRHLLNGDPLEPMDPWYKGFKGSIEKTATKESGVSYTVSGIIEEINETTIRITELPIRRWTQDYKEFLESIMTGNDKIKDPFIKDYKEHNDDTTVDFEVILSEENLVAAKQEGLLKKFKLTTTISTSNMHLFDAKGVIKKYDTPEQILEEFFHLRLKIYEKRKKVLLENIEMELLKLDNKVRFILGVVNGEIIVSNRKRIDLFHELHKKGFTPFPKKGKTVEVAVAGATEVAEESEENSEIVGSKGVRASDYEYLLSMAIGTLTLEKVQELIANRDQLESEVDELRKATPKSLWMKDLEALEKELDEQDKNDFQVEETRKQFKSKVMSEAGRKETRQAPKNPRKNNTKKSSNLEPIVESVTVSDSSAIDTENVPEVVKPKGRVGTRKAPAKKQVKVESVDSDEEDEEVLELKERLAAYNLESSPESTTAMETEATQAPPPEGGKKVPGKKAASKSNAATRKRGQTNKQPPPTLLSQKLITDVLKPAENAGVSPEKKVRKMRASPFNKKSGSVLGRVAGMSNAKQLGSDGESEVEVEVDVVPAPARPRPQRANRGQTKYVISDSDSEKDADDDSDFSGDED, from the exons ATGGCCGGAGTCAAGAAGCTTCCATTGCAGACTAGCAACAACGCCAATGTCCCAAGCTCGCGTCCCCTCGCACCCTCTGGCAAAACCATCGAAGAAACCTACCAGAAGAAGACTCAGCTTGAACACATCCTCCTCCGACCTGACACTTACGTTGGCTCGATCGAGAAGCATACTCAGACTCTCTGGGTCTATGAGGGCGGCGAAATGGTCCATCGTCCCGTCACCTACGTCCCTGGCCTTTACAAGATCTTCGATGAGATCCTCGTCAATGCGGCGGACAACAAGCAGCGTGACCCCTCCATGGATTCTGTCAAGGTCGATATAGATGTTGAGCAGAACTGCATCAGTGTGTATAACACTGGCGATGGGGTTCCCATCGAGATCCACCAGGAGGAAGGTGTTTATGTGCCGGAATTGATCTTCGGGCATCTCTTGACTAGCAGTAATTACGATGATGCAGAGAAGAAGACGACTGGTGGAAGGAATGGATATGGAGCGAAGCTCACCAACATCTTTTCTACCGAATTTGTTATCCAGACTGCCGATGGTAGGAGGCAGAAGAAGTATAAACAG GTATTTTCAAACAACATGGGAAAGAAATCGGAGCCTGCCATAACCAAGTGCAAGGAAGGAGAGAACTGGACTAAAGTTTCATTCAAGCCTGACTTGGCTAAATTCAACATGACTCACCTTGAGGAAGATGTTGTAGCCCTAATGAAAAAGAGGGTGATTGATATCGCTGGATGCCTAGGTAAGACGGTGAAAGTTGAGTTGAATGGGCAGCGGGTGCCTGTAAAGTCATTCCTTGATTATGTCAATCTCTACCTTCAATCTGCCTCCAAAATCAGGCCAGATCCCCTCCCAAG GATGGTGGAGAAAGTTAATGAGAGATGGGAAATATGCGTAAGTCTATCTGAAGGGCAATTTCAACAG GTCAGCTTTGTGAATGGGATTGCCACCATTAAGGGTGGTACTCATGTTGACTATGTTACTAACCAGATCACAAACCATGTGATGAGCATAGTAAACAAGAAGAACAAGAATGCCAACCTTAAGGCTCATATGGTGAAGAACCATATATGGGTCTTTGTCAATTGTCTTGTTGACAACCCTGCATTTGATTCTCAGACCAAAGAAACCTTGACTACTCGGCAAAGCAGTTTTGGGTCGAAATGTGAACTCTCACAAGATTTCTTGAAAAAAG TGGCAAAGTCTGGAGTGGTGGAAAGTCTGCTCTCTTGGGCAGATTTCAAGCAGAGCAAAGACCTTAAGAAAACTGACGGAGCAAAGAGACAAAGAATTACAGGTATTACCAAGCTTGAGGATGCTAATGATGCTGGAGGGAGGAACTCTGAAAAATGTACGTTGATCCTGACAGAAGGAGATTCGGCTAAGGCTCTTGCA ATGGCTGGCATATCTGTTGTTGGGCGTAACAACTATGGAGTGTTCCCATTGAGGGGTAAGCTGCTCAATGTGAGGGAAGCAAACCATAAACAAATCATGGATAATGCCGAAATCCAGAACATCAAGCAGATTCTTGGTTTGCAGCACGGAAAGGAGTATGACAGTGTCAAGTCACTGAGATATGGCCATTTAATGATAATGACTGATCAG GATCATGATGGATCTCATATCAAGGGGTTACTGATTAATTTTATCCATTCATTCTGGCCCTCTCTGCTTAAAATTCCATCCTTTATGGTGGAGTTTATCACACCTATTGTGAAG GCAACTCACAAAAATGGAAAGGTCTTATCCTTCTATACAATGCCAGAGTATGAATCATGGAAGGAAAGCTTGGGGGGAAATGCCAGTGGCTGGTCTATCAAGTACTATAAG GGGTTGGGTACTAGCACATCAAAAGAAGGCAAGGAGTATTTCAAAGATcttcaaaagaacaaaaaagattTTTGTTGGGTAGATGAGCAAGATGGAGAAGCCATTGAACTTGCATTCAGCAAGAAGAAGATCGAAGCAAGGAAGAACTGGCTCAGACAATTTGAG CCTGGTACTTATCTTGATCAGAAGGAGAAGCTCATAAAGTACAGTGACTTTGTAAACAAGGAGTTGATACTGTTCTCCATGGCTGATCTGCAAAGATCAATCCCTTCTATGGTGGATGGTCTGAAACCAGGCCAACGGAAGATTCTGTTCTgctctttcaagaggaattttgtGAAAGAAGCAAAGATTGCCCAGTTTTCTGGTTATGTGTCTGAGCATTCAGCTTACCACCATGGTGAGGCGAGTCTTCAGAGCACAATAATTGGAATGGCACAGGATTATGTGGGAAGCAATAACATAAATCTTATGAAACCAAATGGCCAATTTGGCACTCGGCACCAG GGAGGCAAAGATCATGCAAGTGCAAGGTACATTTTCACTTGTCTTTCTCCTATCACGCGGTTCTTGTTCCCCAAGGAAGATGATATCCTGCTTGACTACTTGAATGAAGATGGACAGTCTATTGAACCCACTTG GTACATGCCTGTTGTCCCTACGGTTCTAATCAATGGAAGTGAAGGAATTGGGACTGGGTGGAGCTCTTACATTCCCAATTACAATCCAAGAGATATTATTGCAAATATTAGGCACTTATTGAAtggtgatcctctggaacccaTGGATCCATGGTACAAAGGATTCAAGGGCTCAATTGAGAAAACAGCAACAAAGGAATCGGGGGTGAGCTATACTGTCAGTGGGATCATAGAGGAAATCAACGAGACAACAATCAGAATCACAGAACTACCCATCCGAAGGTGGACGCAGGATTATAAGGAGTTCTTGGAGTCTATAATGACAGGAAATGACAAAATCAAGGACCCATTCATCAAA GATTACAAGGAGCATAATGATGACACAACTGTGGATTTTGAAGTCATCTTGTCTGAGGAAAACTTGGTGGCAGCCAAGCAAGAGGGTCTGCTGAAAAAGTTTAAACTCACAACTACAATTAGCACAAGCAATATGCACCTTTTTGATGCAAAAGGTGTAATTAAGAAATATGACACCCCAGAGCAGA TTCTTGAGGAATTCTTTCATTTGAGGCTTAAAAtctatgagaaaagaaag AAAGTATTGTTGGAAAATATTGAGATGGAGCTGTTGAAACTGGACAACAAGGTCAGGTTCATACTTGGGGTTGTGAATGGGGAGATCATTGTGAGCAACCGGAAGAGAATTGATTTGTTCCATGAGCTGCACAAGAAAGGTTTCACTCCATTCCCGAAGAAAGGCAAGACTGTTGAAGTTGCAGTGGCAGGGGCAACTGAAGTTgcagaagaaagtgaagaaaacTCCGAGATAGTCGGAAGCAAGGGAGTGCGAGCAAGTGATTATGAGTATCTTCTGTCAATGGCTATTGGAACACTGACCCTGGAGAAGGTTCAGGAGCTCATTGCTAACAGGGATCAGCTCGAAAGTGAAGTGGATGAGTTGAGGAAGGCTACTCCAAAGTCATTGTGGATGAAGGATCTTGAAGCACTTGAGAAGGAACTTGAT GAGCAAGACAAGAATGATTTCCAGGTGGAGGAGACAAGAAAGCAGTTTAAAAGCAAAGTGATGAGTGAAGCTGGTAGGAAAGAAACAAGACAAGCTCCGAAAAATCCTCGGAAGAACAATACAAAGAAATCCAGCAATCTGGAGCCTATTGTTGAATCTGTTACAGTATCTGATAGTTCCGCAATAGATACTG AGAATGTTCCTGAGGTTGTGAAACCCAAAGGAAGAGTAGGAACAAGGAAAGCTCCTGCTAAAAAG CAAGTAAAGGTCGAGTCAGTTGATAgtgatgaggaagatgaagaggtTCTCGAACTAAAAGAACGATTGGCTGCATATAATCTTGAATCTTCACCAGAGTCAACAACAG CCATGGAGACTGAAGCGACCCAAGCACCACCACCTGAAGGGGGGAAGAAAGTACCAGGCAAGAAGGCTGCCAGCAAATCCAATGCAGCCACTAGGAAGCGAGGACAGACGAACAAGCAACCACCACCAACCCTGTTGAGTCAGAAGCTAATAACTGATGTTTTGAAGCCCGCTGAAAATGCAGGGGTGTCGCCTGAGAAGAAAGTGAGGAAGATGAGAGCTTCTCCATTCAACAAGAAGAGTGGTTCCGTGTTGGGCAGGGTTGCAGGAATGAGCAATGCTAAACAACTGGGTTCTGATGGGGAAAGtgaggttgaggttgaggttgaTGTTGTGCCGGCTCCAGCTAGGCCAAGACCACAGAGGGCAAACCGGGGGCAGACCAAGTATGTGATTAGCGATTCAGACAGCGAAAAAGATGCCGATGATGATTCTGATTTCAGTGGGGATGAAGATTGA
- the LOC122087923 gene encoding LOB domain-containing protein 1-like: MMTSSSPSFFLPSDYYSTTWPSPPQSSSGLPPPPPPPDDDDDQSLPYPPYVIRPCGACKSLRRRCAPRCILAPYFPPNQLLRFMAVHRVFGASNVIKFLQELPESQKADAVDCLVYEAAARIKDPVHGCAGEVFRLQKLVRQLQVQLATAQSQLLDITPYQQESFSCDDHNSLICMKMMEVGQAQQQPLLDEDFMLGTQSYQI; the protein is encoded by the coding sequence ATGATgacttcatcttctccttcatttTTCCTTCCTAGTGATTACTACTCTACTACTTGGCCTTCTCCTCCTCAATCTTCTTCTggtcttcctcctcctcctcctcctcctgatgatgatgatgatcaatcTCTTCCTTATCCTCCTTATGTCATCAGACCTTGCGGCGCTTGTAAAAGCCTCCGGCGACGATGCGCCCCAAGATGCATCCTGGCACCATACTTTCCTCCAAATCAACTTCTCAGGTTCATGGCTGTTCACAGAGTATTTGGAGCTAGCAATGTCATCAAATTCTTGCAGGAACTTCCAGAGAGCCAAAAAGCTGATGCCGTGGATTGCTTAGTCTACGAGGCGGCGGCGAGGATTAAAGATCCAGTTCATGGGTGTGCAGGTGAAGTTTTCCGATTGCAGAAGCTTGTAAGACAACTTCAGGTGCAGTTAGCTACTGCACAGTCCCAACTTCTCGATATTACACCATACCAACAGGAAAGCTTCTCATGTGATGACCACAATTCATTGATATgtatgaagatgatggaagTTGGTCAAGCTCAACAACAACCCTTACTGGATGAAGACTTCATGTTAGGTACACAAAGTTACCAGATTTAG
- the LOC122089699 gene encoding laccase-15-like, which yields MEPRKKGLILKLLGLILGLVLLEVLFMGLGFRETYPFNYFSFPDKPSQFEWNITEAPYTRLCSTKKILTVNGKFPGPALHVFRGDRVFINVVNHGNYNITMHWHGVRQLRNPWSDGPEYITQCPIQPGRSFKYEIKFTTEEGTIWWHAHSDWSRATVHGSIFVYPKHGTSYPFPKPYSEIPIVLGSWYQGDVMKIIEEALETGRAPNSSDAHTINGQPGDLYPCSKAGTCKMLVDKGKTYLLRTINAEMNEEMFFAVANHSLTVVGSDGSYLKPTTTDYIMITPGQTVDCLLKADQNLSHYYMAARSYASGKMVANDAATAIIKYGGSYTPPSSPSFPTLPYYNDTDAATNYTSRLRSLASKDYPVDVPKSFDTRVYTTISVNTLPCVNNSCLGPNGSRFSASMNNISFRISSIDILLAYYDKIKGVYEPDFPDEPPYYFNFTADDLPDDLLTSTVGTKVKVVEFNSTVEVVFQGTELFSGENHPMHLHGFRFYWVGWGIGNFNKTTDPKGYNLVDPPEINTVGVPKKGWAAIRFRADNPGVWFMHCHLERHTSWGMSTVFIVKNGKSPATSIRPKPEYMPPC from the exons ATGGAACCGAGGAAGAAGGGTCTGATCTTGAAGCTTCTGGGGCTTATTCTAGGGCTTGTGTTATTGGAAGTCCTCTtcatgggtttgggttttagggagACCTAcccttttaattatttttcttttcctgataAACCCTCCCAATTTGAGTGGAAT ATCACTGAAGCTCCATATACCAGACTTTGTAGCACCAAGAAAATCTTGACAGTGAATGGAAAATTTCCAGGGCCAGCTTTGCATGTCTTCAGAGGAGATAGAGTGTTTATCAATGTTGTCAACCATGGAAATTATAATATCACCATGCACTG GCATGGAGTGAGGCAGCTGAGGAATCCATGGTCAGATGGTCCAGAGTACATAACACAGTGCCCAATCCAACCAGGTAGGAGCTTCAAATATGAGATTAAGTTTACTACAGAGGAAGGAACCATTTGGTGGCACGCACACAGCGACTGGTCACGAGCCACAGTCCATGGTTCCATCTTCGTTTACCCCAAGCATGGAACTTCATACCCTTTCCCCAAGCCCTATTCTGAAATCCCCATCGTTCTTG GAAGCTGGTACCAAGGAGACGTGATGAAGATAATTGAAGAGGCCCTTGAGACTGGAAGAGCGCCCAACAGCTCAGATGCTCATACGATAAATGGACAACCTGGAGATCTCTATCCATGCTCCAAGGCAG GAACTTGTAAGATGCTGGTGGATAAAGGCAAAACCTATCTTCTCCGCACCATCAATGCAGAGATGAATGAGGAAATGTTCTTTGCCGTAGCTAATCATTCCCTTACTGTTGTAGGATCAGATGGAAGCTACCTCAAACCCACAACAACCGATTATATAATGATAACCCCAGGACAAACCGTGGATTGCCTCTTGAAAGCTGATCAAAACCTTAGTCACTATTACATGGCCGCTAGATCTTATGCTAGTGGGAAAATGGTTGCCAATGATGCAGCCACAGCAATTATAAAATATGGTGGTTCTTACACCcctccatcatctccttccTTCCCAACTCTCCCCTACTATAATGATACTGATGCAGCAACCAACTACACTAGTCGCCTAAGAAGCTTAGCTAGTAAAGATTACCCAGTTGATGTCCCTAAATCTTTTGACACCCGAGTCTATACAACCATCTCTGTCAACACATTGCCTTGTGTCAACAACTCATGCCTTGGACCCAATGGTTCACGATTCTCTGCTAGCATGAACAACATTAGTTTCAGGATCTCATCAATTGACATACTTCTTGCTTATtatgataagatcaaaggagtTTATGAACCTGATTTTCCTGATGAACCACCTTATTATTTCAATTTCACGGCGGATGACTTGCCGGATGATCTTTTAACGTCGACGGTGGGTACTAAAGTGAAGGTGGTAGAATTCAACTCAACAGTGGAGGTTGTGTTTCAAGGGACTGAATTGTTTTCAGGGGAGAACCATCCAATGCACCTTCAtgggtttagattttattgGGTTGGATGGGGAATTGGCAACTTTAACAAGACCACAGATCCCAAAGGGTACAACTTGGTTGATCCACCTGAAATTAACACGGTTGGAGTCCCTAAGAAAGGATGGGCTGCTATTAGATTCCGAGCAGACAACCCTG GGGTGTGGTTCATGCATTGTCATTTGGAGCGTCACACTAGCTGGGGTATGAGCACAGTATTCATAGTGAAGAATGGTAAATCCCCGGCAACAAGTATCCGACCTAAACCTGAATACATGCCTCcctgttga